One Candidatus Devosia phytovorans genomic window carries:
- a CDS encoding bifunctional folylpolyglutamate synthase/dihydrofolate synthase, whose product MSRTDAILRRLSALHPKLIDLSLDRMLPLLADLGDPQDHLPPTIHVAGTNAKGSTIAYLRAFLEAAGKSVHVYNSPHLMRFNERIRLAGKLVGTRKLNAALEHVEQVNAGRPITFFEITTVTAFMLYAEIKADYLLLETGMGGTYDTTNVIKRPLGTVITPIDFDHQGFLGNSIAEIASNKAGIFKRGARAAIGLQRDEARHVLDRAARRLGVTPVWQGEDFHGAAQDGRLVYQDEDGLLDLPPPALLGAHQFDNASLAIAASRHFGLPIDAAAFETGLRNVTWPARLQPIHGKLRDLLPAGAELWLDGGHNAHGAAALSRALAEMNTRRAAPLVLIMGMMNTRAPADFLAPFVGKAGHVLALTIPGEANAHPDSFIAGEARKLGFDARPMRSVISALRAAAELGDARVLICGSLYLAGDVLARNGTPPD is encoded by the coding sequence ATGTCCCGCACCGATGCCATCCTCCGCCGCCTGTCGGCGCTGCACCCCAAGCTGATCGACCTCAGTCTCGATCGCATGCTGCCACTGCTGGCGGATCTCGGTGATCCGCAGGACCATCTGCCGCCCACGATCCATGTCGCCGGCACCAATGCCAAGGGTTCGACCATTGCCTATCTGCGCGCCTTTCTCGAGGCGGCGGGCAAGTCGGTGCATGTCTACAATTCTCCCCACCTCATGCGTTTCAACGAGCGCATCCGCCTGGCGGGCAAGCTGGTGGGCACGCGCAAGCTCAATGCGGCGCTCGAACATGTCGAACAGGTCAATGCCGGCCGGCCGATCACCTTTTTCGAGATCACCACCGTCACCGCCTTCATGCTCTATGCCGAGATCAAGGCCGACTATCTGCTGCTCGAAACCGGCATGGGTGGTACCTATGATACCACCAATGTCATCAAGCGCCCGCTGGGCACGGTGATTACCCCGATCGATTTCGACCACCAGGGGTTTCTGGGCAATTCCATTGCCGAGATTGCCAGCAACAAGGCCGGCATTTTCAAGCGCGGCGCCCGGGCCGCTATTGGCCTGCAGCGTGACGAGGCCCGTCATGTGCTCGACCGTGCCGCGCGCCGCCTCGGCGTCACGCCGGTGTGGCAGGGCGAGGATTTCCATGGCGCGGCGCAGGACGGCCGACTGGTCTATCAGGACGAGGATGGCCTCCTCGACTTGCCGCCGCCGGCCCTGCTCGGTGCGCATCAGTTCGACAATGCAAGCCTCGCCATCGCCGCCAGTCGGCATTTCGGCCTGCCGATCGACGCGGCCGCCTTTGAGACGGGCCTGCGCAATGTGACCTGGCCGGCGCGGCTGCAGCCGATCCACGGCAAGCTGCGCGACCTGCTGCCCGCCGGCGCCGAGCTCTGGCTTGATGGCGGCCACAATGCCCACGGGGCGGCAGCCCTCTCCCGGGCGCTGGCCGAAATGAATACACGGCGCGCGGCACCGCTGGTACTGATCATGGGCATGATGAACACCCGCGCCCCCGCCGATTTCCTGGCGCCTTTCGTCGGCAAGGCGGGCCATGTGCTGGCGCTGACCATTCCCGGCGAGGCCAATGCCCATCCCGACAGCTTCATCGCCGGCGAGGCGCGCAAGCTTGGCTTCGACGCGCGCCCCATGCGCTCGGTCATCTCGGCCCTCAGGGCTGCCGCCGAACTGGGCGATGCCCGCGTGCTGATCTGCGGTTCGCTTTATCTGGCCGGTGACGTGCTGGCCCGCAACGGTACTCCGCCTGACTAA
- a CDS encoding methyl-accepting chemotaxis protein, which yields MLKLSMPIARKLPLALLGSALLVSVGVGLASYMIGSQALRSAAETNLMTLANERAAAVTTYLKSVEDDLVATSRSEATVQALRDFGGAWLQFKVDPTAEVRQLYVDDNPNAGNLAALDTLGTTGAYDVTHTRFHPGYRNQIASRGYRDLYLFDLKGFMVYSVNKADDFGTSFAEGGPMATTSLGAVFQQAVAIENPDDLVFADFTAYAAAGGLPVSFFAKPVFNAQGRKVGVLAIQLPSERLDAVIGDRSGLGDTGEVIIVGPDGLLRSDSTFTADNDALLTGFAGPMLDTALAGTAAEGETTDYRALDMIAAAAPVTTRAGNWAAIAVQGTDEILAPVTNMRNSMLLIGAGLLAVVAALSLIFSRSITRPITRLTDTMETLAKGDFDIEVRGADRTDELGAMARAVEVFRENGLKVAQMTEAEAAQVLANQTERARMMASLQRAFGNVVDAAIAGDFSRRVDADFPDAELNALARSVNALVETVDRGLGETGSVLAALAETNLTQRVHGDYEGAFARLKHDTNAVAEKLGEIVGQLRSTSGALKTATGEILSGANDLSERTTRQAATIEETSATMEQLASTVLANAQKAEAASAEALAVSHSAEEGGKVMAQATEAMDRITTSSAKISNIIGLIDDIAFQTNLLALNASVEAARAGDAGKGFAVVAVEVRRLAQSAASASSDIKGLIQQSTEEVRGGSKLVADASAKLTAMLGAIRDNTAALETIARDSRAQASGIDEVNVAVRQMDEMTQHNAALVEETNAAIEQTEAQATELDRIVDIFTIDAIPQRNQAPQPVVAPSQGIRSMQDKLKAVAGTYLRRSNAAHAVDKDWSEF from the coding sequence TGCCGCTGGCGCTGCTGGGATCTGCCCTTCTGGTCAGTGTCGGGGTGGGTCTCGCCAGCTACATGATCGGGAGTCAGGCGCTGCGCAGCGCCGCCGAAACCAATCTGATGACGCTGGCCAACGAGCGCGCTGCAGCCGTCACCACCTATCTCAAATCGGTGGAGGACGATCTCGTCGCCACCTCGCGCTCGGAAGCAACCGTGCAGGCGCTGCGCGATTTCGGCGGTGCCTGGCTGCAGTTCAAGGTCGATCCGACCGCCGAAGTGCGCCAGCTCTATGTCGACGACAATCCCAATGCCGGCAATCTGGCGGCGCTCGACACGCTGGGAACGACCGGCGCCTACGACGTCACCCATACGCGCTTCCATCCCGGCTATCGCAACCAGATCGCCTCGCGCGGCTATCGCGATCTCTACCTCTTCGATCTCAAGGGCTTCATGGTCTATTCGGTCAACAAGGCCGACGACTTTGGCACCAGCTTTGCCGAAGGCGGTCCCATGGCGACGACGAGCCTGGGCGCGGTCTTCCAGCAGGCCGTCGCCATCGAGAATCCAGACGATCTGGTCTTTGCCGATTTCACGGCCTATGCCGCCGCTGGTGGACTGCCGGTCAGCTTCTTTGCCAAGCCGGTGTTCAACGCCCAGGGCCGCAAGGTCGGCGTGCTGGCGATCCAGCTTCCCTCCGAACGGCTCGATGCTGTCATCGGCGACCGCTCCGGGCTCGGCGACACTGGCGAAGTGATCATTGTCGGCCCTGATGGCCTGCTGCGATCCGATTCGACCTTCACCGCCGACAACGACGCCCTGCTGACCGGCTTTGCCGGCCCCATGCTGGACACCGCCCTTGCCGGCACGGCGGCGGAGGGCGAGACCACCGACTATCGCGCCCTGGATATGATCGCGGCGGCGGCGCCGGTCACCACGCGCGCCGGAAATTGGGCGGCCATTGCTGTTCAGGGCACGGACGAGATCCTCGCCCCGGTCACCAATATGCGCAATTCCATGCTGCTGATCGGGGCAGGCTTGCTGGCCGTGGTCGCCGCATTGAGCCTGATTTTCTCACGCAGCATTACCCGTCCGATTACCCGCCTGACCGACACGATGGAGACCCTGGCCAAGGGCGATTTCGACATCGAGGTGCGCGGTGCCGATCGCACCGACGAACTGGGCGCCATGGCCCGCGCCGTGGAGGTCTTCCGCGAGAACGGCCTCAAGGTGGCGCAGATGACCGAGGCCGAGGCGGCCCAGGTCTTGGCCAACCAGACCGAACGGGCCCGCATGATGGCAAGCCTGCAGCGGGCCTTCGGCAATGTGGTCGATGCCGCCATAGCCGGCGACTTCAGCCGTCGCGTCGACGCCGATTTCCCCGATGCCGAACTCAATGCCCTGGCCCGCTCGGTCAATGCCCTGGTCGAAACGGTCGACCGTGGTCTTGGTGAAACCGGTTCCGTGCTGGCGGCGCTGGCCGAGACCAATCTCACCCAGCGCGTCCATGGCGACTACGAAGGCGCCTTTGCCCGCCTCAAGCATGACACCAATGCCGTGGCCGAAAAGCTCGGCGAGATCGTCGGCCAGCTGCGCAGTACATCCGGCGCGCTCAAGACCGCGACCGGCGAAATCCTCTCCGGCGCCAATGACCTCTCCGAACGCACGACGCGTCAGGCTGCGACCATTGAGGAAACCTCGGCCACCATGGAGCAGCTTGCCTCGACCGTCCTCGCCAATGCGCAGAAAGCCGAGGCCGCCAGTGCCGAGGCGCTTGCCGTTTCGCACAGCGCCGAGGAGGGCGGCAAGGTCATGGCCCAGGCGACCGAAGCCATGGACCGCATCACGACCTCGTCGGCCAAAATCTCCAATATCATCGGCCTGATCGACGATATTGCCTTTCAGACCAATCTGCTGGCGCTCAACGCTTCAGTGGAAGCGGCGCGTGCCGGTGACGCCGGCAAGGGCTTTGCCGTGGTCGCCGTGGAAGTGCGGCGCCTGGCCCAATCGGCCGCCTCGGCCTCGTCCGATATCAAGGGCCTGATCCAGCAGAGCACCGAAGAGGTGCGCGGCGGCAGCAAGCTCGTGGCCGATGCCTCCGCCAAGCTGACCGCCATGCTCGGCGCCATCCGCGACAATACCGCGGCGCTCGAAACCATCGCCCGCGACAGCCGGGCCCAGGCCAGCGGCATTGACGAGGTCAATGTCGCCGTCCGTCAGATGGATGAAATGACCCAGCACAATGCGGCCCTGGTCGAGGAGACCAATGCCGCCATCGAGCAGACCGAGGCCCAGGCGACCGAGCTCGACCGCATCGTCGATATCTTCACCATCGACGCCATCCCACAGCGCAACCAGGCCCCACAGCCAGTTGTTGCGCCCTCGCAGGGCATTCGCAGCATGCAGGACAAGCTCAAGGCTGTCGCCGGCACCTATCTGCGCCGGAGCAATGCGGCGCATGCTGTCGACAAGGACTGGTCTGAATTCTGA